The window AGATCGCACGTCGATCTACGACGAAGCGAAGGGGAACGGGCTCGCCCCGAAAATCCTTCGCAAGATCGTCTCGCTTCGGAAGAAGTCGCGCGACGCGCTCGCCGAAGAGCAAGAGCTGTTGCGGCTCTATGTAGAAGCAGCGCAGTTGGAGCTTGGCATATAGTGAT is drawn from bacterium and contains these coding sequences:
- a CDS encoding GapR family DNA-binding domain-containing protein produces the protein MTEQVGNNSGAQIRSIIERIETIEAEIKARQEDRTSIYDEAKGNGLAPKILRKIVSLRKKSRDALAEEQELLRLYVEAAQLELGI